The Chloroflexota bacterium region CTGGATCCCGCGCAACCCGACCACCTGTGGGTCGGAATCGAGGTCGGCGGCATCCTGGAGACGTCCGACGGTGGGGAGAGCTGGACGTTCACGCTCGCGGGTCGCAATCCCGACATCCACGGGCTGGTGCGCGATCCGGTCCGACCGGACGTCCTGTACGCAGCGACAGGCTATGGGCGATTCGAACCGAACGACCCGATGGAGCCGGCCGGAGTCTACCGGTCGGAGGACGGCGGGGAATCATGGCAGTATGCCTGGCCCGACGCGGAGCGGCGATGGACTCGCCCCATTTGTGTCGATGCGCGGCCACCGTACGCACTGACGGCGGCTGCTTGCCCCAACTTCCAGTCCACCGAGAGCGACCCGGGTGGAGCGCAGTCGGTGCTGTACCAGAGCACCGATTGCGCTCGTTCCTGGCGGTCCCTGGGCGACGCCGCGCACACGCCCTCGGCAGCGAACATCACGGCGATCGCGGTGGATCCAAGCCGGGCCGGGAGCGTCGTGGTCGGGATGGAGAACGGGGAAGTCTGGCGGGTGAGCGCTTACGCCGAGTGGTCGCGACTCGCGAGGGGGCTGCCCCGGGTACAGGCCCTGCATCTCACAGGCTAAAGAAACTTCGTGAACCCCTCGTGGGTGGCCTGGTACCCCAGGCCTTCGTAGAATCGGTGCGCGACGAGTCGTCGCTTGTTGCTGGCGAGTAGGATCTCGACACACCCTGCTTCCCGAATCTCGCGTTCAGCATGCTCCATAAGAAGCCGTCCGAATCCACGCCCTCGACTCTCTTCGTCCACGACAACGTTTTCGATCATTGCGATGGGCTGGCCGCCAAAGGACAAATTGGGCAGGATATAGAAGGTGAGTGTCCCGTGAACCTGATCCGCGGCCTCGATCACGATGCAGCTCGACCGATCATCCGCCATGACCGCACGGAGGGCTGGCTCCACCGCGGCTGCCTCCCGCGGACCCGTCTCGGGTTGCTCGCCCATTTGCGACAGTTGGAACAGCAGCTGAGTTAGCCGCGGTAGATCCTCGACGGTTGCGGGTCGGACGAGGATCCCCGGGTGGAGTCCATCCTTCAGCACGGAATTCGTCTGTCCATGAGCCTCCGCCGCCTCTGGCACACGATTCCGGACCTCGGCGCCCCCACCATTGCGCGAGTCCAATGGCGAATGATCAGGCGGGCGACTTCCGAGCAGGGACTGCCGAGCTTCGCCACTCCCAGGTGAAGACCCAGGGCTCAGGACCGCTCGCGTCCGGCGTCATGCGGACCTCGACGCCTTGAAGATCCGCGGACACCGTGTTGACGACCGATTCCCAGGTATTCATCGTGATGGCCCGATCCTGCGAGATCAGCCGCTCCAGCTCTGCCATCAACTGGACGCGCTCGTCCGGCGCGAACGTGCTCTCCAGGCGCGCAAAGGTCCGATCGTAGTCGGGGTTCGACCACCCCGGTCGATTGTTTCCGCGCCAACGGTTGTCGGCCGAGGGAATCGCGCTGCTGATGTAATTCTGGTATTCCTGGCCGGCCCCTCGCAGCGAGAGCCCGCTTCGAAGAACCCGTGTCTCGTTATCGTTCACCTGAGCAACGGGTGTGACGTACTGCACGGCGTCGAACCCGACCTTCCTCAGGCTATCGACGTAGATCGTGGCCTCTTGCTCGTTCTTTCCGCCAGCGGAAGACGCGACTTCGAGCGTGAATCTATTGCCGGTTGCGTCCACGAAAAAGCCGTCCGATCCCTTGCTCCACCCGATCTGCGCGAGAAGCTCCTCCGCGCGACGCGGATTGAAGGGGTGTTTGACCACAGCCTTTTCGAGTTCGGCATAGTAGCTCAGGCCAGGAGAGGCCATGGTGTATGCCACCTGTCCCTTCCCGCCGTCGAGCACGTCCACCCGCGTTTGATTGTCCATGCCGTGCGCAATCGCGTAGCGGGCTCTCACGTCCGAAAGCGCCCTTGGCTGCTGATACTCCGGCCGCATCTGGATCAGACCGAGACGTCGCTGGGTCGGCGAGTAGAGGACTGAACCGATCCCGGTGGCTGCCCACGTCTGTTCGAGGACCTGTCCCTGGTCCACGGAAAACGTGAAGTTCGTCACGTAATGGACGTCGCCGGCCAGCACGTTTGCCATGGCGGTCTGGGGATCGTTGATGATCAGGATGCGCATCCGATCGATCTTGGGTCGGCCGAGCGCATGGTTGTCGAACGCGGAGCCTTCGAGGAACGAGCCCGGCTCCCATCGGTCGAGCTTGAATGGGCCGAGCCCAACGTACTGCGATGTCCAGAATGGATGCCCGGTGAATGAGACCGGATCCATCAGGTTGAAGTCCTCTTCGAGGATGTGCCGGGGTAGCGGCTGGAAGGTATTGGAGAGGGCGCCGGCGTCGACGTACGGCGCCTTCCAGTGGATCGCAAACGTTCTAGGATCTTCGACGGTGATCCGGTCCATGAACGGGATTGGGCGGGTGGTGGCGGAGCCAAGCTCGGGTGTCCGGTAGACCAAAAGGCCGAAGACGAAATCCTCCGGCTCCAACGGAGCGCCATCATGCCAAGTGAGGTTCGGCCGAAGCGTATAGCGGGTCTCCATCGTCCCATCGGGGAACAGGCGCCACGTGTTTGTATTCAACGCGGGCAGCGCCTCGGCGAGCTGCGGGTGGCTGACCTCGCGGACGTCGTACAGGTCCAGCGTGGCGTTGAAGAATCGGGGCGGAATCCCGAGGGAGCTTCCCTGAGTGATCAGCGAGCGAGCAGCCAGGGTCGGCGGTTCGCCGCGGTTCGAGATCACCAACGTCTTCTGCGGCGCCGCAGCCTCTGACCGGTCAGCGGCGCCGCGAGTCTCTGGTGGCGAAGCCTCCGGCGCGCAGGCTGTGAAGACCACGGACACCACGAGGAGCCAGGCGCTCGTCACTCTGCTTCGTCGCATATCCCTTCACCGGTTTCGGAAATGTCGCCAATTTCGGGTTCCACCACTCCGAAGACACAGCCCTCGACGATGCCGTCGCGGAGATCGTTGCGGCGGGTGGCTCGTGAGTCGAACGGGCGAACAGAGCGGGAATGATCCCTATGCATGCGTCGCCGACCCCGATGGCTACGTGATCGCTCGGCAACCATGAGGTGGATGGGGGTCAGGCCGTTTGTCCTGATCATCGCTTACCTCCAGAAGCCAGCATATCGCAGGGCGGCGCCGTGGTGGGCGCGCGGCCGGCCCAGGCGGCGCTCGTCGGCATCCCAGCGGTCCTGGTATGGGATCTTCTTCGGTCTCACGGTGGACCGCCTCCGACCGGCCGGCACTCAACCAGCCGCGGTGTATCCCCTTCCCTGCTCAGACAAGCCTTGGAGCTGCTGCTGGAAGACCGCCATGGATCGGGCGACGGTGTCGCGACTGGTGGTGACATCCACCCCCAGCTCATCGGCAAGAGCCCAGAGCCAGGTGGCAAAGCCGCCGATGGCCGACCGCGGATTGGTCACGGTCTCGGCGCCGACCAGCTCGCGGCCGTCCCGCGCCCACAAGTCGGTCCAGCGATCAGCCACGGACCCCTTCGCGATCATCACTTCGAACAGTCGGTCGGGGTCCACGCCCGCCGCGGTGGCAAGCTGGACCATCTCGTTGGTCGTGTGGTGGTAGATCCCAAAGAGCACGTCCTGGATGGCCTTGCAGATCCCGGCGGCGCCCAGCGGGCCCAGGAACATGCGGCGCTTCGCAATGTGACGCAGGCGCGGCCAGCATTCCTCCAACAGGCCCGGGTCCCCGGCGCACATGAGCGTTAGGTTCCCGGTCGCGGCGCCCCCGACCCCGCCGGTCATCGCCGCCTCGAGGACGCGAGCGCCCCGCGCTTCGATCTCCGTGGCCAGGCGGCGTATCGCGGCCGGGGGCGTGCTGGTATGCAGCGCAAGTACGCTTCCAGGTTGAAGACCAGGAAAGAGCCCGTTGGGGCCAGAACACGCGGCTTCCAGGTCGTCGCCCCGGACCACGACCGAGATCAACGAGCAGTGCCGGGCCAGGTCCGCCGGGGATTCAGCAAGCTCGGCATCGATCCTACCCATCTCGCGCATACGCGCTGGGTCGACGTCATACACGCCGGTCGGAAGCCCGGCCCGCAGGTAGCGCGCGGCGATGCCTCCGCCCATTCGGCCCACGCCGAGGACTCCGACCTCGCAGTCCTGCATCATCCCTCCCGTTCACCGGACCATATGGCGTGACTGCCCCGATTCCGGGATCATCACGCATTCTCGTGGTTTCACGTTAGATGCGCTCGACGATGTGCAGCCCGCGGACGCGATCGATCAGGAAGATGAGGCCGCGATCATCGACGTAGACATCATTGCTGCTCACACGCTTCGCGCCCGGCGCTGGATCCGGTATGTAATGTGCCACTTCGCGCAGCCGGTGTGGGTTTGAGATGTCCACAATGCGCAGCCCTTTCGCGAACCAGGCGACCGGCACTTCGTTCCCGCGGATCGTCTCGACCGGCTGATGGCAGCCAGTCATGAGCGGGTTTTTCTGCCCATCGACGCCTTCAACCTGGTAGCTGTCCACCGGTGTGGGGCGCGTCTCGTCGGTGATGTTGACCATCCATAGCGCCGCCGGCATCTGCGGCTCGCGGTCCAGGTCCTTGGGAAGAACGTCTTCGTCGGCGACAAGCATCCATCGATGACCGTAGATCTCAAATGGGACCGGCACCATCGAGTGCGTGGGCCACGGGAAGGGCGGGCTCCAGTTGATCGATGAGATCATCTTCGGGTTCGCCATATCGGAAATGTCGAGGATGAAGCCGCCGCCATGCCAATAGCTCACGTACAAGCGATTGCCCATCCGAATTGGATGATGGCACCGCGGCTCTTTCGAGCCTCGGGCCGTCCAAGAGCGCTCCTCACCGCCGGCCGTCCACTGGCCTGGCATCCACCAGCGCCCGACTTCCTGGGGCTTCGACGGATCGGCGAGATCGAGAATCAGGACGATGTTGGTGGTGTACCCCTCCATGCAGGGAGAGAGGTACGCGTAGCGACCATCGAACGTGAACCGATGAACCCCGTTGCCGGCACACTTCCAGGTCGTAATGTGCTTGGGGCTTGTCGGATTCGAAACGTCGAAGATGCCGAGCCCGCCGTTCACCCCTCCCGACCCCGGCTTCGCAGTCGCCGGGTCACCTTCGTAGTTCACGAGCATGACGCCATTCGCGGCCCGCACCTTGTGCGAGTGCACGCCATCGGGCACGCTGCACTCCCAGACCTTGCGCGGGTGCGTGGGATCGCCGACATCGACGATCGTCGTGCCCTCGGGTCCCGTGATGTGACCGATGTACGCGTACTTCCCGTCGACCACGACCTGCCCGCCACCGGCGCAGTCGAGATACGCGACCTCCCGAACGCCACTACACTGACTCATGTGTGTCACCCTCGTGCTCAGATGCGGACGCTGAGATCTTCGGCCGAGTGTATCGCAAGCGATTGATCGGCTCCACCGCCCGTCCTCCGAGGGGCTGGCGGGAAGTTGCCCAAACCGGGCGGCGCCCGCGCCGCATGGGGTTCCGAACGTTCTGCGCACGCCTGCTGTATGGTGTTAGGACTGCGCTGCAAGGGAATTCGAAGGCATTGGGCGACGACATTGCGGTTCGCCGCTTTAACCACCGGAAACGCGGGCTCAGGCGCGCCTCAGTCGTTGTGGTGTTGAGCCTGGCGGCCGCCCTTGCGTTCGCGGTGGGGCCGGCTGCGCGGGCACAGGACGATGACTGCACCCCGACCTATCAGCTCTGGCTCCTTGGCTGGGTGAGCTTCCTGACCGATCCATCGACCCCCCAGCCGCCGCTGCCGGATCCGTCGGATGCATGCTATGGAGCCGCCAGCCAGGCCGTGCAGGACGCCCTGGCAGCCTGGAATGCCAGCAGGATCGCGGCGCTGCTGGCAGTCGCCTCTGCCAACCCGTCCCCTACACCGCAGGGGCCGGCCGCGCGCACAGTGACACCCGTGCCGGCGGGCGGGACACCCCAAAGCATCGCTCCACCTGCCGCGTGTACGCAGGCGCAGTTCGTCGTCGCGCCGCCCGCGATCCGCCCGGGCGAAGCAACGGTTATCGTCATCACGGGGTTCGCGCCCGGCTCGCCGGCGATGCTCACGATCTCCGGGCGGACCTCGCGACAGGTCCTGACCGTCCCGGTCGTCGCCACAGCCGAGTGCGCAGTCGTCATCGGTGGCGATGCGGCTGCCCACCTTCCGCCTGACGCGTATCAGCTTCAGGTGAATGGCACCGGCTACAGCGGCCGCCCTCTCGAAATGGTTGCCAGCCTCACCATCCGCTGAGTTCGAGGGCTGACTGTCGCGACGAGCATTCCTTCATTGCCCACCAGAGAAAGGCGGCAAAACGGGGCTGGGGACCTTCGGGTCGTACAGCCGCGCGAGAACTCGGCAAGAACGCGCGCCCTCAACGCAGATGACGGAGATGAGACCATGGCACGACGCCGATTACCCCCATCAACTGCACGGCGGCTCGATCGCGGCCGAAATCTCCACCATGATGGGGTCCGAATCCCGCTCGGAAGGGCGCGGATGGGATCGACCCGGTCGCGCGCTATCGCGGATCCCGTCGCAGCGCGCGCGTGAGAGAAGAAGGGAACATGGCGGAGGTCGTTCTTGGGCTCGCAGCGTCGCATGGACCGCCGGTCACCATGCCGGCCAGTCAGTGGCATGTGCTCCGGGCAGAGGACATGCACGACAAGCGCATGGACTCCAACGTGTTATTAAAAGGAAGCGAAGCCGCGTAACGCCGGCGAGTGCACCGACGCGCGGATGCAGGCGCGATACGACGCCGCCCGGCGGGCCCCGGCCATGCTCCGCGATGTCTTGCGGGAGGTCAGGCCGGATGCGCTGATTGTGGTCGGCGACGACCAGAACGAGCAGTTCGGGCTCGACCAGATGCTGACCTTCTGTATCCATCGAGGTGCCTCCATCGAGGTCAAGAAGCGCCCGAATGGAAGCGGCGCCAGCACGATGCCCGGAAGCGGCCAGTGGGACAACATGGCCTGGCAGGAGGCCTCGCGCGCGGGCGAGAGCGCGGCGCCGCCGACATTCCCGCCGCCCCCGATCTCGCCGAGCCCATGATTTGCAGCCTCATGGACCAGGAGTTCGACGTTTCGGTTTCCGGCGAGATCCGACGGATGCGTTGCATTGAGCAGCCGGGTGAGCCGTCCAGGAGCACCTTCTTCGGGCGCATCCACCGCCAGCACACGTGCCCCGTCCCCGGTGCGCGCCGGAGAGCCGTGGAGGGGGCGCCGCGGTTAGCCTGCGGCGCCGCTCTTCTTGGCCAGCTGTTCCTTCAGCTCATTCAGCGAGTCGGTGCCCTGGTACAGATTGAGGTCTGGGCGGCGCTTCGCATGGTCGCGCTCCAAGACAGCTACAGCCTCCTCGACCGTCGGGTAGTGCGCCTCGATCTCCAGCCGATGGCCGTCTGGATCTTCGAAGGACCAGGACACGTTTTGCCCTTCGTTGCCGTGCCCGTTCGGGCCGTCGACCTCGATGCCCAACGAACGAATGTGTTCGATGCACTCGTCTGCCTGTTTGGGATCGACGGCGAAGGCGAAATGGATCGCGAAGGGGATGGTCGGCTTGGGCGCCCCGGGATCACGCTGGGGAATCGAGAGGCCGCGGCTGGCGATTGCCCAGTGTAGCACTCGTCGCACAGACTCGCTACCGGAGCTGCCACGCGCGAACATCCCGGGGTGACTGGAGCCTTAGCCCCGGTCACCCGATCGAGCCGCTGGCGTGCTGCATCTCGCCGCGCACCAGGTTCGCGCGTACCACGTTCCGATCGGTGGTGATTCGCGGTTCGATGCCGTCGATCGTGGGACGGCCGGGCGCGTGCCCATCGAAGGCACTCCCTTCGATGGTGGACCCGGGCTCCCAGGCGGTGAGACGGAACGGGCCCAGTCCGACGTAATCTCGCGTCCAGTACGGACGGGAGACGACATTCTCGGGACTATCGTCGGCAAAGTCGTTCTCCGACAGATCCTCGGGCCCTCCGCGAGCGGCGATAATAGGCGGCGGCGCGAGCGGATGCGGCAGCTCCACTCGACTCGGCAAAGAGTGCCCGGCGTCAGAGGACTCCATTGCTGCCGCAGATCTCGAGAGGAGTTGTCATGATCAACGCGCACAGCCGTGTTAGGCGCAACCTGCTGCATAAGATCGCGCGGCCAGGATTTCAGGAGACCGCGATTTTGCGAGACCGGTTGGTCATTTCGCCACGACCGCGGCACGTTCTACCGTTGCTGTTGGTCGCACTGCTCGCCGGTCTGAGTCCGCTGGGCGCCACGGCCCAGGCAGTCTCTTCCCAGAGCTTGCTGGTCGCACAGCAGGTCGACCAGCTTCCCCCGGGAGCCGCGTGCTGGACGGTCAATGTCAACACCGGTGAGGTCGGCGGCCGCGCGCCCGAGGCGGGCTACCATCAACACGGGCTGAACCTCATTTATCAGTCGGCCGGTACTCAGACGGTCGAGTTTGAAGATGGGCACGTCTTCTCGGAGGGCGCCGGTGGCGCGTTCTACCTGCCTCCTGCGGTGAGCCACGCCCACATCACCGTGGGAGATTCCACCACGGAGACGATCATCTTTGCCCTGACCTGCGCTCCGCCGCTCGACCTGGGCGTCACCCGTGCGGAACGGCTGCAGACCGAGCCGCTGGCCGGTCTTGCCCAGGCGTCCGGGCCGTACCGATGCGAGCTGTGGCGGATCCAAGTGGTCCCAGGCGATGCGCTGCCCGAGGAGACCGGCGACGTGGCCGTCGCGGCATTCGTTCGCGAAGGATCGGTCGCAGTCGAATCGGAGGCGGGCAGCGAGATCCACGAAGCGGGCGATCTCTTCGTTGTCCCACCAGGCACCGCATACACCCTCGCTGCCGGCCGGGAGGAGCGCGCGGTTCTGCTTCTGGCTGTCCTCACGTCGGTGCCGGCGGCGTAGCAGCTTCAGGTCGCCTGCGGGTGCGCCGTCGCGGGATCGTAGCCGTCAACCGGTATGGGCGGAGCGCCTTGACGAGATGGCCACGCGTTCGTCCGTGAGACATACTGGCCCCCGATTCCCGCCGGTCCGCCAAACCCGTGGCGCACGAGACCGAGAAGCGTGCCCGCCCTCACGAAGGCCTGGGCGAGGATGGCGCCGACCTGGACCGAACCTCCGGGGATGACGATTTTCACGAGGAAGTCGCCGCCGACCTGGGCGGGACGATCTGCATCCACGAGGGCGCCAGGACCGTGCTGCCGCAGGCGGGCTCGGACCGCTACAGCGCCTTCGGCCGCCACGTGGCCTGCCACCCCCTCGAGCAGATGCTCGCCTGCCTGAACCTCTCGGCAGACGGCGTTCTCGATCGCTTCCCCGCGCTCAAGGTCGCGCATCTGGAGTCCGGCTCGGGCTGGGTGCCCTTCTGG contains the following coding sequences:
- a CDS encoding VOC family protein, whose product is MLHWAIASRGLSIPQRDPGAPKPTIPFAIHFAFAVDPKQADECIEHIRSLGIEVDGPNGHGNEGQNVSWSFEDPDGHRLEIEAHYPTVEEAVAVLERDHAKRRPDLNLYQGTDSLNELKEQLAKKSGAAG
- a CDS encoding GNAT family N-acetyltransferase; this translates as MPEAAEAHGQTNSVLKDGLHPGILVRPATVEDLPRLTQLLFQLSQMGEQPETGPREAAAVEPALRAVMADDRSSCIVIEAADQVHGTLTFYILPNLSFGGQPIAMIENVVVDEESRGRGFGRLLMEHAEREIREAGCVEILLASNKRRLVAHRFYEGLGYQATHEGFTKFL
- a CDS encoding ABC transporter substrate-binding protein, which gives rise to MESSDAGHSLPSRVELPHPLAPPPIIAARGGPEDLSENDFADDSPENVVSRPYWTRDYVGLGPFRLTAWEPGSTIEGSAFDGHAPGRPTIDGIEPRITTDRNVVRANLVRGEMQHASGSIG
- a CDS encoding ABC transporter substrate-binding protein encodes the protein MRRSRVTSAWLLVVSVVFTACAPEASPPETRGAADRSEAAAPQKTLVISNRGEPPTLAARSLITQGSSLGIPPRFFNATLDLYDVREVSHPQLAEALPALNTNTWRLFPDGTMETRYTLRPNLTWHDGAPLEPEDFVFGLLVYRTPELGSATTRPIPFMDRITVEDPRTFAIHWKAPYVDAGALSNTFQPLPRHILEEDFNLMDPVSFTGHPFWTSQYVGLGPFKLDRWEPGSFLEGSAFDNHALGRPKIDRMRILIINDPQTAMANVLAGDVHYVTNFTFSVDQGQVLEQTWAATGIGSVLYSPTQRRLGLIQMRPEYQQPRALSDVRARYAIAHGMDNQTRVDVLDGGKGQVAYTMASPGLSYYAELEKAVVKHPFNPRRAEELLAQIGWSKGSDGFFVDATGNRFTLEVASSAGGKNEQEATIYVDSLRKVGFDAVQYVTPVAQVNDNETRVLRSGLSLRGAGQEYQNYISSAIPSADNRWRGNNRPGWSNPDYDRTFARLESTFAPDERVQLMAELERLISQDRAITMNTWESVVNTVSADLQGVEVRMTPDASGPEPWVFTWEWRSSAVPARKSPA
- a CDS encoding NAD(P)-binding domain-containing protein, producing the protein MQDCEVGVLGVGRMGGGIAARYLRAGLPTGVYDVDPARMREMGRIDAELAESPADLARHCSLISVVVRGDDLEAACSGPNGLFPGLQPGSVLALHTSTPPAAIRRLATEIEARGARVLEAAMTGGVGGAATGNLTLMCAGDPGLLEECWPRLRHIAKRRMFLGPLGAAGICKAIQDVLFGIYHHTTNEMVQLATAAGVDPDRLFEVMIAKGSVADRWTDLWARDGRELVGAETVTNPRSAIGGFATWLWALADELGVDVTTSRDTVARSMAVFQQQLQGLSEQGRGYTAAG